The proteins below are encoded in one region of Pseudomonas putida S13.1.2:
- a CDS encoding flagella synthesis protein FlgN, with protein MHDTTLLQLIEDDIAPMQELLDLLNKEAIALHGRDMPLLEQILARKQSLIILLEQHGQRRSQLLGSLGLSADRTGVQAVAAQSPHGEAMLQRLDMLSKLMDDCQQVNQTNGRIIQVQQHVTNNQIRILMGGDSPSLYDSRGSTSLLAKPRALSQV; from the coding sequence ATGCACGACACCACCTTGCTGCAACTGATCGAAGATGACATTGCCCCAATGCAGGAACTGCTCGACCTTCTGAATAAAGAAGCGATCGCCCTGCATGGCCGCGACATGCCGCTGCTGGAACAAATCCTGGCGCGCAAGCAGTCGCTGATCATCTTGCTCGAGCAGCACGGCCAGCGCCGCAGCCAGTTGCTCGGCAGCCTGGGCCTGAGTGCCGATCGCACTGGCGTGCAAGCGGTAGCCGCACAATCGCCCCATGGCGAGGCGATGCTGCAGCGGCTGGACATGCTGTCGAAACTGATGGACGACTGCCAGCAGGTCAACCAGACCAACGGCCGGATCATCCAGGTGCAGCAACATGTCACCAACAACCAGATCAGAATCCTCATGGGCGGCGACTCGCCGTCGCTCTACGACAGCCGCGGCAGCACCTCGCTGCTGGCCAAGCCACGGGCCCTCAGCCAAGTGTGA
- the flgM gene encoding flagellar biosynthesis anti-sigma factor FlgM has product MVIDFSRLNNSPSVTGGVRGNTAPGSAEKPAASQEAASGTNASGEAVHLSQEAQQLQKISDKLRDEPVVNSARVAQLKQAIADGSYQVDAGKIASKLLDFEAQR; this is encoded by the coding sequence ATGGTCATCGACTTCAGTCGTTTGAATAACTCTCCGTCCGTCACGGGCGGCGTGCGCGGCAATACCGCGCCCGGCAGCGCCGAAAAACCGGCCGCCAGCCAGGAAGCAGCCAGCGGCACCAACGCCAGCGGAGAAGCGGTACACCTCAGCCAAGAGGCACAGCAGTTGCAGAAGATCAGCGACAAGCTGCGCGACGAACCCGTGGTCAACAGCGCCCGTGTGGCCCAGTTGAAGCAGGCGATCGCCGACGGCAGCTATCAGGTCGATGCCGGCAAGATCGCCAGCAAACTGCTCGATTTCGAAGCCCAGCGCTGA
- the flgA gene encoding flagellar basal body P-ring formation chaperone FlgA, with product MHTKTTIFRRLTRLLTGSLATLCLLAPGVRTVADALTLPEQLIGVTQGFLEFTVEDYLATTQTAGRYEIQVNPLDPRLRMPLCSQQLDASLESPALPLGRVTVRVRCDSAAPWTVFVPATVRLFRDVVVVTRPLKRDNTVGEGDVALRERDVGTLGQGFLTELDQAVGMKMLRPTVIDQVLTPQHLEQAEVVRKGDQVVIIARSGSLSVRMPGEALSKGGLSEQIRVRNLNSKRVVKARVTGPGQVEVSM from the coding sequence ATGCATACGAAAACGACAATTTTCCGACGATTGACGCGCCTGCTGACTGGCTCGCTGGCCACGTTGTGCCTGCTGGCGCCCGGCGTTCGCACGGTAGCGGACGCGCTCACCTTGCCTGAACAGCTTATCGGTGTCACCCAAGGGTTTCTTGAATTCACCGTCGAAGATTACCTGGCCACCACCCAGACCGCCGGCCGTTATGAAATCCAGGTCAACCCGCTGGACCCACGCCTGCGCATGCCGTTGTGCAGCCAGCAGCTGGACGCTTCGCTGGAAAGCCCCGCCCTGCCGCTTGGCCGGGTGACAGTACGGGTACGCTGCGACAGCGCAGCGCCGTGGACGGTGTTTGTCCCGGCCACGGTGCGGTTGTTCCGCGACGTGGTGGTGGTCACCCGCCCGCTCAAGCGTGACAACACGGTGGGCGAAGGCGACGTGGCCCTGCGCGAGCGCGATGTGGGCACCCTTGGCCAGGGTTTTCTGACCGAACTGGACCAGGCGGTGGGCATGAAGATGCTGCGCCCCACGGTCATCGACCAGGTGCTTACCCCGCAGCACCTGGAGCAGGCCGAGGTGGTGCGCAAGGGCGACCAGGTAGTGATCATCGCCCGCAGCGGCAGCCTCAGCGTGCGCATGCCGGGCGAGGCCTTGAGCAAGGGCGGCCTGAGCGAACAGATACGGGTACGCAACCTGAATTCCAAACGGGTGGTCAAGGCCAGGGTGACTGGCCCGGGCCAGGTCGAGGTGAGCATGTAG
- a CDS encoding chemotaxis protein CheV, producing the protein MAGVMDSVNQRTQLVGQNRLELLLFRLNGEQLYGINVFKVREVLQCPALTLLPKAHPVVRGVANIRGATIPILDLSMATGMRPLQEETRNSFVIITEYNTKTQGFLVHSVERIVNMNWEEIHPPPKGTGRDHYLTAVTRVDNRMVEIIDVEKVLAEVSPSSESVSAGVIDAETQDKAVLMRVLTVDDSSVARKQVSRCLQTVGVEVVALNDGRQALNYLRQLVDEGKKPEEEFLMMISDIEMPEMDGYTLTAEIRSDPRMQKLHICLHTSLSGVFNQAMVKKVGADDFLAKFKPDDLAQRVVDRIKAAH; encoded by the coding sequence ATGGCGGGTGTTATGGATTCGGTCAACCAGCGCACGCAGCTGGTGGGGCAGAATCGCCTGGAATTGCTGCTGTTCCGCCTCAATGGCGAACAGCTATACGGCATCAACGTGTTCAAGGTCAGGGAAGTGCTGCAATGCCCTGCGCTGACCCTGCTGCCCAAGGCGCACCCGGTGGTGCGTGGCGTTGCCAACATTCGCGGGGCGACCATCCCGATCCTCGACTTGTCGATGGCCACCGGGATGCGCCCGCTGCAGGAAGAGACGCGCAACAGCTTCGTGATCATCACCGAGTACAACACCAAGACCCAAGGCTTCCTGGTGCACTCGGTGGAGCGCATCGTCAACATGAACTGGGAAGAGATCCACCCGCCACCCAAGGGCACCGGCCGTGACCACTACCTGACTGCGGTCACCCGGGTGGACAACCGCATGGTCGAGATCATCGATGTGGAGAAGGTGCTGGCCGAAGTGTCGCCGTCGTCCGAGTCGGTATCGGCTGGGGTGATCGATGCCGAGACGCAGGACAAGGCCGTGCTGATGCGGGTGCTGACCGTGGACGATTCGTCGGTGGCGCGCAAGCAGGTCAGCCGCTGCCTGCAGACCGTGGGGGTGGAGGTCGTGGCACTCAACGATGGCCGCCAGGCCCTGAACTACCTGCGCCAGCTGGTGGATGAGGGCAAAAAGCCTGAAGAAGAGTTCCTGATGATGATCTCGGACATTGAAATGCCGGAAATGGACGGCTATACGCTAACGGCGGAGATCCGCAGCGACCCGCGCATGCAAAAATTGCACATCTGCCTGCATACTTCGCTTTCCGGGGTGTTCAACCAGGCAATGGTCAAGAAGGTCGGCGCCGATGACTTTCTGGCCAAGTTCAAGCCGGACGACCTGGCCCAACGGGTGGTCGACCGGATCAAGGCAGCGCATTGA
- the cheR gene encoding protein-glutamate O-methyltransferase CheR, with amino-acid sequence MSTGNLDFEQFRVFLEKACGILLGENKQYLVSSRLNKLMEQQGIKSLGELVQRIQAQPRGGLREQVVDAMTTNETLWFRDTYPFEVLKNKVIPEFIRNNPGQRLRMWSAACSSGQEPYSISMAIDEFERSNLGQLKMGAQIVATDLSGTMLTNCKTGEYDSLAIARGLSQERLQRYFDPKGAGRWAVKPAIRSRVEFRSFNLLDSYASLGKFDIVFCRNVLIYFSAQVKRDILLRIHSTLKPGGYLFLGASEALNGLPDHYQMVQCSPGIIYQAK; translated from the coding sequence GTGTCTACGGGTAATTTGGATTTCGAACAGTTCCGGGTATTCCTGGAGAAAGCCTGTGGCATCCTGCTGGGCGAAAATAAGCAGTACCTGGTTTCCAGCCGTCTCAACAAGCTGATGGAGCAACAGGGCATCAAGAGCCTGGGCGAACTGGTGCAGCGCATCCAGGCCCAGCCACGCGGTGGTTTGCGTGAGCAGGTGGTGGATGCGATGACCACCAACGAGACCCTGTGGTTTCGCGATACCTACCCGTTCGAAGTGCTGAAGAACAAGGTGATCCCCGAGTTCATCCGCAACAACCCTGGCCAGCGCCTGCGCATGTGGTCGGCGGCTTGTTCGTCGGGGCAGGAGCCGTATTCCATCTCGATGGCCATCGACGAATTCGAGCGCAGCAACCTTGGCCAGTTGAAGATGGGCGCGCAGATCGTTGCCACCGACCTGTCCGGCACCATGCTCACCAACTGCAAGACAGGTGAGTATGACAGCCTGGCCATTGCCCGCGGCCTGTCCCAGGAGCGTCTGCAGCGCTACTTCGACCCCAAGGGGGCGGGGCGCTGGGCGGTCAAGCCGGCGATTCGCAGCCGCGTCGAGTTCCGCTCGTTCAACCTGCTGGACAGCTATGCCAGCCTGGGCAAGTTCGACATCGTGTTCTGCCGCAACGTGCTGATCTACTTCTCGGCGCAGGTGAAGCGGGACATCCTGCTGCGCATTCACAGCACCCTGAAGCCGGGTGGCTACCTGTTCCTGGGGGCTTCGGAAGCGCTGAACGGGTTGCCGGACCATTACCAGATGGTGCAGTGCAGCCCGGGGATCATCTACCAGGCCAAGTAA
- the flgB gene encoding flagellar basal body rod protein FlgB, with product MSISFDKALGIHEKAMGFRAQRAEVLANNIANADTPNYKARDMDFASVLAAESDKQQSGRFAMDRTNSRHIEAEGLAIAGDDTLKYRTPLQPSIDQNTVDAQIEQSNYTENAIGFQASFTLLNSKFKGLVSALRGE from the coding sequence ATGAGCATCAGCTTCGACAAGGCGCTTGGTATCCACGAAAAGGCCATGGGCTTCCGCGCCCAGCGCGCCGAAGTGCTGGCCAACAACATCGCCAACGCCGACACGCCCAATTACAAGGCGCGTGACATGGACTTCGCCTCTGTGCTGGCCGCCGAAAGCGACAAGCAGCAAAGCGGCCGTTTCGCCATGGACCGCACCAATAGCCGCCACATCGAAGCCGAAGGCCTCGCCATTGCGGGCGACGATACCCTCAAGTACCGCACGCCGCTGCAGCCGTCGATCGACCAGAACACCGTGGACGCGCAGATCGAGCAATCGAACTACACCGAAAACGCCATTGGCTTCCAGGCCAGCTTCACCTTGCTCAACAGCAAATTCAAAGGGCTGGTATCGGCCCTGCGGGGAGAATGA
- the flgC gene encoding flagellar basal body rod protein FlgC: MSLSSVFNIAGSGMSAQNTRLNTVASNIANAETVSSSIDQTYRARHPVFATTFQDAQAGGSQSLFEDQGEAGQGVQVKGIVEDQSTLEARYEPNHPAANKDGYVYYPNVNVVEEMADMISASRAFQTNAELMNTAKSMMQKVLTLGQ; this comes from the coding sequence ATGTCCCTTTCCAGTGTCTTCAACATTGCCGGTAGCGGCATGAGCGCGCAAAACACGCGCCTGAACACCGTTGCCTCCAACATCGCCAACGCCGAAACCGTCTCTTCGAGCATTGACCAGACCTACCGCGCCCGCCACCCGGTGTTTGCCACCACCTTCCAGGATGCGCAAGCCGGCGGCAGCCAGTCGCTGTTCGAAGACCAGGGCGAAGCAGGGCAGGGCGTACAGGTAAAAGGCATCGTCGAGGACCAGAGCACCCTGGAAGCACGCTACGAGCCAAACCACCCGGCGGCGAACAAGGACGGCTACGTCTACTACCCGAACGTCAACGTGGTCGAGGAGATGGCAGACATGATCTCTGCCAGCCGTGCGTTCCAGACCAACGCCGAGCTGATGAACACGGCCAAGAGCATGATGCAGAAAGTCCTGACTCTGGGGCAGTGA
- the flgD gene encoding flagellar hook assembly protein FlgD has product MTTTNSTTDVGSAYLTSLQKQQSKNSDSTGAAGSALGKDAFLQLLVTQMQNQNPLDPQENGEFVAQLAQFSSLESMQSLNDAVTYIATGLQSSQALQASSLVGRNVIVQTDKAVVDTSKDMKGSVNLTSSSTSTSVGIYNKDDKLVRTIELGTQKAGSIDFTWDGLDDDGEVAAAGTYTFKATASIDGTATAMTTNLPASVTSVTMGSNGSEMTLNLAGLGSVALSKIQSIGI; this is encoded by the coding sequence ATGACCACTACCAATTCCACCACCGATGTCGGTAGCGCATACCTGACTTCGCTGCAAAAACAGCAGAGCAAGAACAGCGACAGCACCGGTGCCGCCGGCAGCGCGCTGGGCAAGGACGCGTTCCTGCAGTTGCTGGTTACCCAGATGCAGAACCAGAACCCCCTCGATCCGCAGGAAAACGGCGAATTCGTCGCCCAGCTGGCGCAGTTCAGCAGCCTTGAAAGCATGCAGTCGCTGAATGATGCGGTGACCTACATTGCAACAGGGTTGCAGTCCTCCCAGGCCCTGCAGGCCTCGTCGCTGGTAGGGCGCAATGTGATTGTGCAAACCGACAAAGCCGTGGTCGACACCAGCAAGGACATGAAAGGCTCAGTAAACCTGACGTCGTCCAGTACCTCTACTTCGGTGGGGATCTACAACAAGGACGACAAGCTGGTGCGCACCATCGAGCTGGGTACCCAGAAGGCTGGCAGCATCGACTTCACCTGGGATGGCCTGGACGATGACGGTGAAGTCGCGGCCGCCGGTACCTACACCTTCAAAGCCACAGCCTCGATCGATGGCACGGCCACCGCCATGACCACCAACCTGCCGGCCTCGGTTACCAGTGTGACCATGGGTTCCAACGGTTCGGAGATGACACTCAACCTGGCCGGGCTGGGCAGTGTTGCGCTTTCCAAAATCCAAAGCATCGGCATCTAG
- the flgE gene encoding flagellar hook protein FlgE has product MSFNIGLSGLYAANKALNVTGNNIANVATTGFKSSRAEFADQYSNSVRGTSAGKTVIGTGVKTAAVSQLFTPGNINSTGQALDMAIDGNGFFALNDNGSKIYTRAGAFYSDKAGYVVNSSGANLQGYAVGEDGKLIQGVLTNLQIDTSNLTPKPTSLITEKINLNSGATAPSVTPFDPANASSYNFTFNTPVYDSQGNEHQMNQYFIKDDTTNTWSMHTTIDGRNPENPASTTPLVNAVPFKSDGTLNKDAMTAGAVTGGLAIGEDKIFQLNNWIPAQKNAAGEWSANGAIANADGVKLDMLGATQYNASSAEIAKTQDGFATGELSGLSIDQNGYLFASFTNGKDKVIGQVAIANFANLQGLTPIGGTNWKESYASGVPVIGAPDTGTLGQISGGALEDSNVDLTGELVNLIKAQSNYQANAKTISTESTIMQTIIQMT; this is encoded by the coding sequence ATGTCTTTCAATATCGGCCTTAGCGGCCTCTATGCAGCAAACAAGGCCCTGAACGTCACCGGCAACAACATTGCCAACGTTGCCACCACCGGCTTCAAGTCGTCGCGTGCCGAGTTCGCCGACCAGTATTCCAACTCCGTTCGTGGCACCAGCGCCGGCAAGACAGTGATCGGCACCGGGGTAAAGACCGCCGCGGTTTCGCAACTGTTCACGCCAGGCAATATCAATTCAACCGGCCAGGCACTGGACATGGCCATCGATGGCAACGGTTTCTTTGCCTTGAACGATAACGGTTCGAAGATCTACACCCGTGCTGGCGCGTTCTACAGCGACAAGGCAGGTTATGTGGTGAACTCTTCGGGTGCCAACCTGCAAGGTTATGCAGTGGGCGAAGACGGCAAGCTCATTCAGGGCGTGCTGACCAACCTGCAGATCGACACCTCCAACCTGACGCCGAAGCCGACCAGCCTCATCACCGAGAAGATCAACCTCAACTCGGGCGCAACCGCCCCTTCGGTAACGCCGTTCGACCCCGCCAACGCCAGTTCCTACAACTTCACGTTCAACACCCCGGTGTACGACAGCCAGGGCAACGAACACCAGATGAATCAGTACTTCATCAAGGATGACACGACCAACACCTGGTCGATGCACACCACCATCGATGGCCGTAATCCGGAAAACCCGGCGTCGACCACACCGTTGGTCAACGCGGTGCCGTTCAAGTCCGATGGCACGCTGAACAAGGATGCGATGACGGCAGGCGCGGTCACGGGCGGCCTGGCCATTGGTGAAGACAAGATATTCCAGCTCAACAACTGGATCCCGGCGCAGAAAAATGCCGCTGGCGAGTGGTCGGCCAATGGCGCCATCGCCAATGCCGACGGTGTGAAGCTGGACATGCTGGGGGCTACCCAATACAACGCGTCGTCCGCAGAAATTGCCAAAACCCAGGATGGTTTCGCCACGGGTGAGCTTTCGGGGCTGAGCATCGACCAGAACGGCTACCTGTTTGCCAGCTTCACCAACGGCAAGGACAAGGTGATTGGCCAGGTGGCGATTGCCAACTTCGCCAACCTGCAGGGCCTGACGCCGATTGGCGGCACCAACTGGAAAGAGTCCTACGCCTCGGGCGTGCCGGTGATCGGCGCCCCGGACACCGGTACCCTGGGCCAGATCTCGGGTGGTGCGCTGGAGGACTCCAACGTCGACCTGACCGGCGAGCTGGTCAACCTGATCAAGGCTCAGAGCAACTACCAGGCCAACGCCAAGACCATATCTACCGAAAGCACCATCATGCAGACCATCATTCAGATGACCTGA
- a CDS encoding flagellar basal body rod protein FlgF, which produces MDKLLYVAMTGASQNALAQKAHANNLANISTNGFQRDLEQARSMPVFGDSFPARAFAMTERPATDFSEGPLVETGRDLDVAVTGKGFIAVQAPDGSEAYVRTGSLNIDALGVLRAGNGMPVIGNGGPIAIPPEQKVEVGADGTLSIRSMGEDPRVMAEVDRIKLVNPDTKGLTKGLDGLIHTTSGQPADADVNVRVVAGFLEGSNVNAVEEMTSVLALSRQFELHVKMMNTAKEGDEAMARVLQIG; this is translated from the coding sequence GTGGACAAGTTGCTTTATGTGGCCATGACCGGCGCCAGCCAGAACGCGCTGGCGCAAAAGGCCCACGCCAACAACCTGGCGAACATTTCCACCAACGGTTTTCAGCGCGACCTGGAACAGGCGCGTTCGATGCCGGTGTTCGGTGACAGCTTTCCGGCGCGCGCCTTTGCCATGACCGAACGCCCGGCCACCGACTTCAGCGAAGGCCCGTTGGTCGAGACGGGTCGTGACCTGGATGTTGCCGTGACCGGCAAGGGCTTCATCGCCGTGCAGGCACCGGACGGCAGCGAAGCCTACGTGCGTACCGGCAGCCTGAACATCGACGCCCTCGGCGTGCTGCGTGCCGGCAACGGCATGCCGGTGATCGGCAACGGTGGCCCTATTGCCATCCCGCCGGAGCAGAAGGTTGAGGTCGGCGCCGACGGCACCCTCAGCATTCGCTCCATGGGTGAAGACCCGCGGGTGATGGCCGAGGTCGACCGCATCAAGCTGGTCAACCCGGACACCAAAGGCCTGACCAAAGGCCTGGACGGTCTGATCCACACCACCTCTGGCCAGCCGGCCGACGCCGACGTCAACGTGCGGGTGGTGGCGGGCTTCCTGGAAGGCAGCAACGTCAACGCTGTCGAGGAAATGACCTCGGTGCTGGCGCTGTCCCGCCAGTTCGAACTGCACGTCAAGATGATGAACACGGCCAAGGAAGGCGACGAAGCCATGGCTCGGGTTTTGCAAATCGGCTAA
- the flgG gene encoding flagellar basal-body rod protein FlgG — protein sequence MLPALWVAKTGLSAQDTNLTVISNNLANVSTTGFKRDRAEFADLLYQIKRQPGAQSTQDSELPSGLQVGTGVRIVGTQKSFVAGSLQTTENPLDMAVNGRGFFQILQPDGTVSYTRDGTFHLNSDGQIVTANGYALEPAVVVPNDAQTFTVGQDGTVSITTAGNPAAQVIGNIQTADFINPAGLQAIGDNLFLETAASGAPQVGTPGLNGFGTTQQQTLENSNVSTVEELVNMITTQRAYEMNSKVISTADQMLSFVTQQL from the coding sequence ATGCTTCCGGCTCTTTGGGTCGCTAAAACCGGCCTGTCCGCCCAGGACACCAACCTGACGGTCATTTCCAACAACCTGGCCAACGTTTCCACCACCGGCTTCAAGCGTGACCGTGCCGAGTTCGCAGACCTGCTCTACCAGATCAAACGTCAGCCTGGTGCGCAGTCGACCCAGGACAGCGAGCTGCCTTCGGGCCTGCAGGTCGGTACCGGTGTGCGCATTGTCGGCACCCAGAAGAGCTTCGTCGCCGGCAGCCTGCAAACCACCGAGAACCCGCTGGACATGGCGGTCAACGGCCGTGGCTTCTTCCAGATCCTGCAGCCGGACGGCACCGTGTCGTACACCCGTGACGGCACCTTCCACCTGAACTCCGACGGCCAGATCGTCACCGCCAACGGCTACGCCCTCGAGCCTGCCGTTGTCGTGCCGAACGACGCGCAAACCTTCACCGTCGGCCAGGACGGCACCGTATCGATCACCACCGCCGGCAACCCGGCGGCGCAGGTGATCGGCAACATCCAGACCGCCGACTTCATCAACCCGGCCGGCCTGCAGGCCATCGGCGACAACCTGTTCCTGGAGACTGCCGCCAGTGGCGCGCCGCAAGTCGGCACCCCGGGCCTGAACGGTTTCGGCACCACCCAGCAGCAGACCCTGGAAAACTCCAACGTCAGCACCGTGGAAGAGCTGGTGAACATGATCACCACCCAGCGCGCCTACGAGATGAACTCCAAGGTCATCTCCACCGCCGACCAGATGCTGTCGTTCGTGACTCAACAGCTCTAA
- the flgH gene encoding flagellar basal body L-ring protein FlgH codes for MNRLLSVFALGGAVLLAGCVGPTPKPNDPYYAPVLPRTPLPAAANNGSIYQAGFEQNLYSDRKAFRVGDIITITLNEKTSASKNAGSQIQKNSKADIGLTSLFGSTPNTNNPFGGGDLSLEAGYNGERATKGDSKATQGNTLTGSITVTVAEVLPNGIIAVRGEKWLTLNTGEELVRIAGMIRADDIATDNTVPSTRVADARITYSGTGSFADASQPGWLDRFFISPLWPF; via the coding sequence ATGAATCGTCTGTTGTCCGTGTTCGCCCTGGGGGGGGCGGTGTTGCTGGCAGGTTGCGTCGGTCCGACGCCCAAGCCCAACGACCCGTACTACGCGCCGGTACTGCCGCGCACCCCGTTGCCGGCAGCGGCCAACAACGGTTCCATCTACCAGGCCGGCTTCGAGCAGAACCTGTACAGCGACCGCAAGGCGTTCCGGGTGGGTGACATCATCACCATCACCCTTAACGAGAAAACCTCGGCCAGCAAGAACGCAGGTTCGCAGATCCAGAAGAACAGCAAGGCCGACATCGGCCTGACCTCGCTGTTTGGCAGCACACCGAACACCAACAACCCGTTTGGCGGCGGTGACCTGTCGCTGGAGGCCGGCTACAACGGCGAGCGCGCCACCAAGGGCGACAGCAAGGCCACCCAGGGCAACACCCTGACCGGTTCGATTACCGTGACCGTGGCTGAGGTGCTGCCCAACGGCATCATCGCCGTGCGCGGCGAGAAGTGGCTGACACTGAACACCGGCGAAGAGCTGGTGCGCATTGCCGGCATGATCCGCGCCGATGACATCGCCACCGACAACACCGTGCCGTCCACCCGTGTGGCCGACGCGCGCATCACTTATTCCGGTACCGGCTCGTTCGCCGATGCCAGCCAGCCCGGATGGCTGGACCGCTTCTTCATCAGCCCGCTTTGGCCTTTCTGA
- a CDS encoding flagellar basal body P-ring protein FlgI, whose translation MFNVRQLIAATLLLSCAFGAQAERLKDIASISGVRSNQLIGYGLVVGLNGTGDQTTQTPFTLQTFNNMLSQFGIKVPAGSGNVQLKNVAAVSVHADLPAFAKPGQVVDITVSSIGNSKSLRGGSLLMTPLKGIDGNVYAIAQGNLVVGGFDAEGRDGSKITVNVPSAGRIPGGASVERAVPSGFNQGNTLTLNLNRPDFTTAKRIVDKVNDLLGPGVAQAVDGGSVRVSAPMDPSQRVDYLSILENLEIDPGQAVAKVIINSRTGTIVIGQNVKVSPAAVTHGSLTVTITEDPIVSQPGAFSNGQTAVVPRSRVNAEQEAKPMFKFGPGTTLDEIVRAVNQVGAAPGDLMAILEALKQAGALQADLIVI comes from the coding sequence ATGTTCAACGTGAGGCAGCTGATTGCCGCAACCCTGCTCCTGTCCTGTGCCTTCGGTGCGCAGGCAGAGCGCCTGAAGGACATCGCCAGCATTTCTGGCGTGCGTTCCAACCAGTTGATCGGTTACGGCCTGGTGGTGGGGCTGAACGGCACGGGTGACCAGACCACCCAGACACCGTTTACCCTGCAAACCTTCAACAACATGCTGTCCCAGTTCGGCATCAAGGTGCCGGCTGGCTCCGGCAACGTGCAGCTGAAGAACGTCGCGGCGGTGTCGGTGCATGCCGACCTGCCGGCGTTCGCCAAGCCCGGCCAGGTGGTGGACATTACCGTGTCGTCGATCGGTAACTCCAAGAGCCTGCGTGGCGGCAGCCTGCTGATGACCCCGCTCAAGGGTATCGACGGCAACGTCTACGCCATCGCCCAGGGCAACCTGGTGGTGGGTGGCTTTGACGCCGAAGGCCGTGACGGCTCGAAGATTACCGTCAACGTTCCGTCGGCCGGCCGCATCCCGGGTGGTGCCAGTGTCGAGCGGGCCGTGCCGAGCGGCTTCAACCAGGGCAATACCTTGACCCTGAACCTCAACCGACCCGACTTCACCACCGCCAAGCGCATCGTCGACAAGGTCAACGACCTGCTCGGCCCAGGTGTGGCTCAGGCGGTGGACGGTGGTTCGGTGCGGGTCAGTGCGCCGATGGACCCCAGCCAGCGCGTGGATTACCTGTCGATCCTCGAAAACCTCGAAATCGACCCGGGCCAGGCGGTGGCCAAGGTCATCATCAACTCGCGCACCGGCACCATTGTCATCGGCCAGAACGTCAAGGTGTCGCCTGCGGCGGTGACCCACGGCAGCCTGACCGTGACCATTACCGAAGACCCGATCGTCAGCCAGCCGGGGGCCTTCTCCAATGGCCAGACGGCCGTGGTACCCCGCTCGCGGGTGAACGCCGAGCAGGAAGCCAAGCCGATGTTCAAGTTTGGCCCGGGCACCACGCTGGATGAGATCGTCCGTGCGGTGAACCAGGTGGGCGCAGCGCCCGGCGACCTGATGGCCATCCTCGAAGCCCTGAAACAGGCCGGCGCCTTGCAGGCCGACCTGATCGTGATCTGA